A DNA window from Trypanosoma brucei brucei TREU927 chromosome 11 chr11_scaffold01 genomic scaffold, whole genome shotgun sequence contains the following coding sequences:
- a CDS encoding cleavage and polyadenylation specificity factor, putative, with product MLRASAGSIKLTNIYGAPSGDAYHPSIPMAYLLEIDGVRILMDCGWNDGFETSYLDALLPYLGDLHAVLFSTPELSSCGALPFVMEHITAETHVAAAGATAKMGLHGLLHPFLYLFPNTNTWKLQSGVEFEMTVDKIYSAFRSVREPYGGKVTIRHRDVEVECFPVFSGRMLGGCGWLIKYQIDELFYCPDFSLKPSYALNRFAPPTTATLLFIDGSPFHLLGNSGKKYEEQLNVFIREVLSTLRNGKDVLVPVSVPGRGLEVLTIIMHLLTEKGGDNYSIVLASVQAAEVIGKASTMTESLKDEVILSEHQLFANVITCKTAQEVMSVAGPKVCLADGETLDYGVAADLLEYFLQGSDEDREHLIVFPWTPKRDTTAFSVAAAAKGDAIKVQYTRRIPLSKEELEEYYLRLELELEEQRRALDGGAYEVAPLEDIASDSGDDGDEKQNGDAAQGSGGGAQKVQQCTPGLVLPSYMSFVSKHLQFPILETVGSLSSAVLKKMDCSYGLPIGDEMQALMRRKAPARIYSDEGPDNVQLHNDAQVEANIPSKTMVVDAVRIKNVRVFITDLSGFADAGTIRSLLKSRFTFAKKIVMIRGTTDDHHSMTQFCRSEKVMKCGENVFVPRPLGTHLELATHVYSYVVQLDPQLANALPSALRRVKETRSNGFWDVGWVEGSLVRAVVYKEKDEEKEEDDHEELHPSQRRRTEGGTSTEMRDSVYTLTALSSDKAQQCAREREMRGLQRGLYYLGETDLHKLRDAARNEQGIRGEFHKSAPMLIFDNGVCLRKSVSGNVSLSSMVSPSVFGLRKTVYKHFSQVL from the coding sequence ATGCTGCGCGCTTCGGCTGGTTCGATCAAactaacaaatatatatgggGCCCCATCTGGCGATGCGTATCACCCGAGCATACCAATGGCATACCTACTGGAGATAGATGGTGTGCGAATTCTTATGGACTGTGGGTGGAATGATGGATTCGAAACCAGTTACCTTGATGCCCTTTTACCTTACCTTGGCGATCTCCATGCAGTTCTTTTTTCCACGCCAGAACTCAGCAGTTGCGGCGCACTTCCTTTTGTGATGGAGCATATAACAGCGGAAACACACGTTGCTGCCGCTGGGGCTACAGCGAAAATGGGACTTCATGGCTTGCTGCATCCctttctttatctttttcctAACACTAATACATGGAAACTTCAGTCTGGAGTGGAGTTCGAAATGACAGTGGACAAAATATATAGTGCATTTCGTAGTGTACGGGAACCATATGGTGGTAAGGTAACCATCCGTCATCGAGATGTTGAAGTGGAGTGTTTCCCCGTTTTTTCCGGACGGATGCTTGGCGGTTGCGGATGGCTCATAAAATATCAAATTGATGAGTTGTTTTATTGCCCTGACTTTTCCTTGAAGCCCTCGTACGCACTTAATCGGTTCGCACCGCCAACGACGGCAACACTTTTGTTTATAGACGGCTCACCGTTTCATTTACTCGGTAATTCTGGAAAAAAATACGAGGAGCAGCTTAATGTGTTCATCCGGGAGGTGCTAAGCACGCTTCGTAATGGGAAGGATGTACTGGTTCCTGTCTCTGTACCTGGAAGAGGGTTGGAAGTGCTAACAATAATCATGCATCTCCTTACCGAGAAGGGAGGAGATAACTATTCAATTGTTCTCGCTTCCGTTCAAGCGGCCGAGGTGATTGGGAAAGCAAGCACGATGACGGAGTCTTTAAAAGATGAAGTGATTTTAAGTGAGCATCAACTCTTTGCAAATGTGATTACGTGCAAAACGGCACAGGAGGTAATGAGTGTAGCGGGACCAAAGGTGTGTCTTGCCGATGGGGAAACGTTGGACTATGGTGTAGCGGCTGATCTCCTGGAGTATTTTCTACAAGGTAGTGATGAGGATCGGGAGCATCTTATTGTATTTCCGTGGACACCCAAGCGGGATACAACTGCGTTTTCCGTAGCCGCAGCAGCGAAGGGAGATGCCATTAAGGTGCAGTACACCAGAAGGATCCCACTAAGTAAAGAGGAACTTGAGGAGTATTATCTAAGACTTGAATTGGAGTTGGAAGAGCAGCGGAGGGCTTTGGATGGAGGAGCGTATGAAGTGGCTCCACTTGAGGATATCGCCAGCGATAGCGGTGATGACGGCGATGAGAAGCAAAATGGAGATGCTGCAcaaggaagtggaggaggggCGCAGAAGGTACAACAGTGTACGCCGGGACTTGTGCTTCCTAGTTACATGAGTTTCGTATCTAAACATCTTCAGTTTCCTATTCTCGAAACAGTTGGTTCGCTTAGCAGTGCTGTTTTGAAGAAGATGGACTGCTCCTATGGTTTGCCCATAGGTGACGAAATGCAGGCCCTCATGCGCCGAAAAGCACCCGCGCGTATTTACAGTGATGAAGGTCCTGATAACGTGCAGTTACACAACGACGCACAAGTTGAGGCGAACATTCCATCGAAAACAATGGTCGTCGACGCAGTTCGCATAAAAAATGTTCGTGTTTTCATTACCGACCTCTCAGGTTTTGCAGATGCTGGGACGATACGCAGTTTGCTAAAGTCTCGTTTTACCTTTGCAAAGAAAATAGTGATGATACGCGGCACTACTGATGATCATCATTCCATGACCCAGTTTTGTCGGTCCGAGAAGGTAATGAAGTGTGGAGAAAACGTTTTCGTCCCACGTCCGTTGGGGACTCATTTGGAGCTGGCGACACATGTTTACTCGTATGTTGTCCAGTTGGATCCGCAGCTTGCCAACGCACTTCCGTCGGCGCTGCGTCGTGTTAAGGAGACACGGTCGAATGGGTTTTGGGATGTTGGTTGGGTGGAAGGTTCACTCGTGCGTGCAGTTGTGTATAAAGAGAAGgatgaggagaaggaggaagatgatCATGAAGAACTGCACCCCTCACAGCGCCGTCGGACGGAGGGCGGTACATCGACCGAAATGCGTGACAGCGTTTATACGCTTACGGCGCTTTCAAGTGACAAGGCTCAGCAATGCGCCCGTGAGCGTGAGATGAGGGGATTGCAGCGGGGTTTGTACTATCTTGGGGAAACCGACCTCCATAAGTTGCGTGATGCTGCTCGTAATGAACAAGGGATTAGGGGTGAGTTTCACAAGAGTGCTCCCATGCTCATTTTTGACAACGGCGTTTGTCTTCGCAAGAGTGTGAGCGGAAATGTATCGTTGTCTTCAATGGTGTCACCTTCCGTCTTCGGACTCAGGAAAACAGTTTACAAGCACTTTTCTCAAGTTCTGTGA
- a CDS encoding ubiquitin carboxyl-terminal hydrolase, putative (Curated by J. Mottram.) gives MTKTWLPLESNPDVLNEYLKSLGLTNPKVAFNDVFGLDAELLAMVPRPIYAMILLYPLSDGMESGDAAACLKQKSEIEQFMTTNKFFYSKQTISNACGTMAVLHAVLNNTDVVGDMLEGSPIATLLWSTKDKSPEENAKLIESDSLLDQAHALASASGVTDNQPLDADIDLHFTCFVKIGDRCVELDGRKPHPLLHGHCVDEESFVKSCVDAIKEKMGRDPQSPRFNIIALCESRE, from the coding sequence ATGACCAAAACGTGGCTACCGCTCGAAAGCAATCCCGATGTGTTGAACGAATATCTGAAGAGTTTAGGGTTGACCAACCCAAAGGTGGCATTCAACGATGTGTTTGGCCTGGATGCCGAATTACTCGCCATGGTCCCCCGACCGATTTACGCGATGATTCTTTTGTATCCATTGTCAGATGGGATGGAGTCTGGAGATGCTGCAGCTTGTCTCAAGCAAAAATCTGAAATAGAGCAGTTTATGACGACAAACAAGTTCTTCTACAGCAAACAGACAATTTCCAATGCTTGCGGCACCATGGCTGTGCTCCACGCTGTTCTCAATAACACGGATGTTGTGGGCGACATGTTGGAGGGAAGCCCAATTGCTACACTTCTGTGGAGTACGAAGGATAAATCCCCcgaggaaaatgcaaaactAATTGAATCAGATTCCCTGCTTGACCAGGCACATGCATTGGCGTCAGCATCAGGTGTTACCGATAATCAGCCTCTCGACGCAGATATCGACCTTCATTTTACCTGTTTTGTAAAGATAGGTGATCGCTGTGTGGAACTTGACGGAAGAAAGCCTCATCCACTTCTTCATGGCCATTGCGTGGACGAGGAGAGTTTTGTAAAGTCATGCGTGGATGCGATTAAGGAGAAAATGGGTCGGGACCCACAATCTCCTCGGTTCAATATTATTGCACTGTGTGAGTCTCGCGAGTGA
- a CDS encoding mitochondrial carrier protein, putative — MHDGNFLKEVTAGSVGGALATIVEYPLDTIKVRLQDDPHRYRGSLSCIIEITRSEGIFGGFFRGLPLPVIGAAVENATLFATYREAIGPAQDLFYRKRCEPDTEPYLAVFTAAAIGGIVVSHVLTPAELIKCKMQVQNTLPEEKRIYKNSAHCVTSIYRSSGIRGLFKGHVSMIMREALGCGMYFSTFQLVIRNMLQEGQVFTDASPFVHFLGGGCAGVVFWTSIYPIDVLKTKVQTNRSEYGNLSITQGLMRLYKIEGMRGLIRGYGVTAIRAFPGNAVLIAAYEQVNRIFEAQGSTNKLLCVCSGLNG; from the coding sequence ATGCATGATGGAAACTTTCTGAAGGAGGTTACTGCGGGTTCAGTTGGTGGCGCACTGGCAACTATAGTGGAATACCCACTGGATACCATAAAAGTGAGACTGCAGGACGACCCACACCGTTACCGTGGGAGTTTGAGCTGTATCATAGAGATAACTCGCAGTGAGGGCATTTTTGGTGGTTTTTTTAGGGGACTTCCATTACCCGTGATTGGTGCAGCTGTGGAAAATGCCACTCTCTTCGCTACATATCGCGAAGCCATAGGCCCGGCGCAGGATCTCTTTTACAGAAAGCGGTGTGAGCCTGACACGGAACCTTATCTTGCTGTTTTTACAGcagctgccattggtggtatCGTAGTATCGCACGTGTTAACACCTGCAGAGTTGATTAAGTGTAAAATGCAAGTACAAAACACACTCCCCGAGGAGAAACGCATATATAAAAACTCTGCACATTGTGTCACCTCCATTTATCGAAGTTCCGGAATCCGGGGGCTCTTCAAGGGACATGTATCCATGATCATGCGGGAGGCACTTGGCTGTGGAATGTATTTTTCTACCTTTCAATTGGTTATTCGGAATATGTTGCAGGAGGGGCAAGTCTTCACTGATGCCTCGccttttgttcattttctcGGGGGTGGTTGTGCCGGTGTCGTTTTCTGGACGTCTATTTACCCAATTGACGTCCTTAAAACTAAAGTACAGACAAATAGAAGTGAATACGGTAATCTTTCCATCACTCAGGGTTTGATGCGCCTGTATAAGATAGAGGGAATGCGCGGACTCATACGTGGCTACGGCGTTACGGCTATTCGTGCTTTTCCCGGCAATGCGGTACTTATCGCTGCTTACGAACAAGTAAATCGAATATTTGAGGCACAAGGGTCCACTAATAAACTTCTTTGTGTGTGCAGCGGTTTGAATGGATAA
- a CDS encoding dynein light chain, putative gives MMSDRKTNVKLSDISEEMQNDALLVAARAVKEHQLERDIAAHIKKEFDKRHNPTWQCIAGRNFGADVVHESKHFIYFYVGQISILLWKTG, from the coding sequence ATGATGAGTGATCGCAAGACCAATGTAAAACTGAGTGACATCAGTGAAGAGATGCAAAACGATGCACTCCTGGTAGCTGCCCGCGCCGTGAAGGAACATCAACTTGAGCGAGATATTGCTGCGCACATCAAAAAAGAGTTTGATAAGCGTCACAATCCCACGTGGCAGTGCATTGCCGGCCGAAACTTTGGCGCTGATGTCGTGCACGAGAGCAAGcacttcatttatttctacGTTGGTCAGATTTCCATTCTCCTGTGGAAAACAGGTTGA